From the genome of Streptomyces sp. V1I1, one region includes:
- a CDS encoding cupin domain-containing protein, with product MTTEITRTVRVHADEVEHNTRRGGDIRTTLSPKTVGCTSGFGGVLSLEPGDFITTHYHPYSEEFLHVVTGELEMTLDGQPISLGPGDSLLVPIGVRHRLVNTGKETAHAAFHLSPLAPRPELGHVDIEEVQRPQEPNPQVGGAA from the coding sequence GTGACCACCGAGATCACGCGGACCGTCCGGGTTCACGCCGACGAGGTCGAGCACAACACTCGGCGCGGCGGCGATATCCGGACGACGCTCAGCCCCAAGACCGTGGGGTGCACCTCCGGTTTCGGCGGAGTGCTGAGCCTGGAACCGGGCGACTTCATCACCACGCACTACCACCCGTACTCCGAGGAGTTCCTGCACGTCGTCACCGGGGAGCTGGAGATGACGCTGGACGGGCAGCCGATCAGCCTCGGCCCCGGGGACTCGCTGCTGGTGCCCATCGGAGTACGCCATCGACTTGTCAACACGGGGAAGGAGACGGCACACGCCGCCTTCCATCTCTCCCCGCTCGCCCCGCGCCCGGAACTCGGGCACGTGGACATCGAGGAGGTCCAGCGGCCGCAGGAGCCCAATCCGCAGGTGGGCGGTGCCGCGTGA
- a CDS encoding SchA/CurD-like domain-containing protein: protein MPFAAITYDIKAGYEKEITEIFGNFRRVGSPVVKGEGGGETARILATAVFIRDDTMVRVIEYEGDLDAIARHMATQPGVREVEEKLAPYLTRPRDTGTVEGFVATFKRSLLTCMAQMSVRDAAAPSAN from the coding sequence ATGCCGTTCGCCGCGATCACGTACGACATCAAGGCCGGATACGAGAAGGAGATCACCGAGATCTTCGGCAACTTCCGCCGGGTGGGCTCCCCCGTCGTCAAGGGCGAGGGAGGCGGGGAGACGGCGCGCATTCTGGCCACCGCCGTCTTCATCCGCGACGACACCATGGTGCGGGTCATCGAGTACGAGGGCGATCTGGACGCCATCGCCCGGCACATGGCCACCCAGCCCGGCGTCCGGGAGGTCGAGGAGAAGCTCGCCCCCTATCTGACCAGGCCCCGGGACACCGGCACGGTCGAGGGCTTCGTGGCCACCTTCAAGCGGTCCCTGCTCACGTGCATGGCGCAGATGTCCGTACGCGACGCGGCTGCGCCGTCAGCGAACTGA